Proteins from one Microbacterium proteolyticum genomic window:
- the efeU gene encoding iron uptake transporter permease EfeU gives MLASFFAPFLIGLREGLEAALVVGILVAYLTKLGRRDALPRLWVGVGLAIGLALAIGAVFTFGAYALTFEAQELIGGGLSLLAVAMVTWMIFWMQKAGRSLKAGLEGGIDRALRGGVWALVLIGFVSVAREGVETTLLLWSMVQGFGDKPVALVGALVGLVTAAVLGWLIARGMLRLNLGRFFTWTGGFLIIVAAGVLAYAFHDLQEAGALPGPFGAGAPIDPSTGAVAVGWAGFPFGWAFDVSNTLAPDSTLAALLQATVGFMPQMTWLQVIAWVVYVAVVVPLFVRGVRAGRRPAPATPAAPASAAAPERAASPASTAAASTPDAAPTVASVAHPNGAS, from the coding sequence GTGCTCGCCTCCTTCTTCGCTCCGTTCCTCATCGGGCTGCGTGAGGGGCTGGAAGCCGCCCTGGTCGTGGGGATCCTCGTCGCCTACCTCACCAAGCTCGGGCGCCGCGACGCCCTGCCGCGTCTCTGGGTCGGCGTCGGACTCGCGATCGGTCTGGCCCTGGCGATCGGCGCCGTCTTCACGTTCGGCGCGTACGCCCTGACCTTCGAAGCGCAGGAGCTGATCGGTGGCGGTCTGTCGCTCCTGGCAGTGGCGATGGTGACCTGGATGATCTTCTGGATGCAGAAGGCCGGCCGGTCCCTGAAGGCGGGTCTCGAGGGGGGAATCGATCGGGCCCTCCGCGGCGGAGTCTGGGCGCTCGTCCTCATCGGCTTCGTCTCCGTCGCGCGCGAGGGCGTGGAGACGACCCTGCTGCTGTGGTCGATGGTGCAGGGCTTCGGCGACAAGCCCGTCGCCCTCGTGGGAGCGCTCGTCGGTCTCGTCACCGCCGCCGTGCTCGGCTGGCTCATCGCGCGGGGCATGCTGCGTCTGAACCTCGGCCGCTTCTTCACCTGGACGGGCGGGTTCCTGATCATCGTCGCGGCGGGCGTGCTCGCGTACGCCTTCCACGACCTCCAGGAGGCCGGTGCGCTTCCGGGCCCGTTCGGGGCCGGAGCCCCGATCGACCCGTCCACCGGAGCCGTCGCCGTCGGCTGGGCGGGCTTCCCCTTCGGCTGGGCGTTCGACGTCTCGAACACCCTCGCCCCCGACAGCACCCTCGCGGCGCTCCTGCAGGCCACGGTCGGCTTCATGCCCCAGATGACCTGGCTGCAGGTCATCGCGTGGGTCGTCTACGTCGCCGTCGTCGTCCCCCTGTTCGTCCGCGGCGTGCGCGCGGGCCGCCGCCCCGCCCCGGCCACGCCCGCCGCCCCCGCGAGCGCCGCCGCACCGGAACGGGCCGCCTCCCCGGCCTCGACCGCCGCCGCCTCGACTCCGGATGCCGCGCCCACCGTGGCATCCGTCGCCCATCCGAACGGAGCATCATGA
- the efeO gene encoding iron uptake system protein EfeO, whose protein sequence is MNPTRLLAATAAAGAAVLVLSGCVAKTDAAATGALTVTSTADGCDVSAATATSGTLAFDVVNKGDQTTEFYLLASDGLRIVGEVENVAPGASRSLTVTAQPGDYFTLCKPGMVGDGVGKAAFTVTGDAVAVDGADAEQKQQAIDLYAAFVKDQVGQLLPAVQAFAAVYESGDDAAAQQQYPRVRAFYERIEPIAEALGDLDPRIDYREVDAVAEGLAWTGFHRIEKDLWVPAQDALNADGETPAWQDWAPSTPTERATYGQTLVADTQELYDYVHSDAFEQALTDQGVAGISNGAIALLDEVATGKISGEEDWWSGTDLYDFAANVEGSKMAFSLVRDFAESKGDKGASLVTRIDSGYADLEAALAAHGSADAGFVPYSQLTEDDKRQLTDLINALAEPLSQLTVTVLE, encoded by the coding sequence ATGAACCCGACTCGCCTCCTCGCGGCCACGGCCGCGGCCGGCGCGGCCGTCCTCGTCCTCTCGGGCTGCGTCGCCAAGACCGACGCCGCCGCCACCGGAGCCCTCACCGTCACCTCGACGGCCGACGGCTGCGATGTCTCCGCGGCGACCGCGACCAGCGGCACGCTCGCGTTCGACGTGGTGAACAAGGGCGATCAGACCACCGAGTTCTACCTGCTCGCCTCCGACGGTCTGCGCATCGTCGGCGAGGTCGAGAACGTCGCCCCGGGAGCATCGCGGAGCCTCACGGTCACCGCGCAGCCGGGCGACTACTTCACGCTCTGCAAGCCCGGCATGGTGGGGGACGGCGTCGGCAAGGCCGCCTTCACGGTCACGGGCGACGCGGTCGCCGTCGACGGCGCGGATGCCGAACAGAAGCAGCAGGCGATCGACCTGTACGCCGCGTTCGTCAAGGATCAGGTCGGACAGCTGCTCCCCGCGGTGCAGGCTTTCGCCGCCGTCTACGAGTCCGGCGACGACGCGGCGGCGCAGCAGCAGTACCCGCGGGTCCGCGCGTTCTACGAGCGCATCGAGCCGATCGCGGAGGCGCTCGGCGACCTCGACCCGCGCATCGACTACCGCGAGGTCGACGCCGTCGCCGAGGGGCTGGCGTGGACCGGGTTCCACCGCATCGAGAAGGACCTCTGGGTTCCGGCGCAGGATGCCCTGAACGCCGACGGCGAGACCCCGGCGTGGCAGGACTGGGCTCCGTCCACCCCGACCGAGCGGGCGACGTACGGCCAGACCCTGGTCGCCGACACGCAGGAGCTGTACGACTACGTCCACTCCGACGCCTTCGAGCAGGCCCTCACCGATCAGGGCGTCGCGGGGATCTCCAACGGCGCGATCGCGCTGCTCGACGAGGTCGCGACCGGCAAGATCAGCGGCGAAGAGGACTGGTGGTCGGGGACGGATCTCTACGACTTCGCCGCGAACGTCGAGGGCTCCAAGATGGCGTTCTCGCTGGTGCGCGACTTCGCCGAGTCCAAGGGCGACAAGGGCGCCTCGCTCGTGACCCGGATCGACTCCGGATACGCCGACCTCGAGGCGGCGCTCGCCGCTCACGGTTCCGCCGACGCCGGTTTCGTGCCCTACTCGCAGCTCACCGAGGACGACAAGCGTCAGCTCACCGACCTCATCAACGCCCTGGCCGAGCCGCTCTCGCAGCTCACCGTGACCGTTCTGGAGTGA
- the efeB gene encoding iron uptake transporter deferrochelatase/peroxidase subunit, whose product MTQEHTERDATTPADGTAAAGVSRRDLIGLAIGASATSLVVGAGAGLAGGAAYGQEQTRQAMDAVAPASGIHQAGITTPVQEHLHFAAYDMMARTTREDVASLLADWTYAATRMMQGLEVSATGAVGGSPEAPPDDTGEALGLPASNLTITFGFGPSLFDDRFGLADQRPAGLERLPAFLGDDLDPERSDGDLCIQACADDPQVAVHAIRNLSRIAFGRASIRWSQLGFGRTSKTTSDQSTPRNLFGFKDGTANILANDAAALEENVWVPASEGPAWLTGGSYLVARRIAMLIETWDRTRLAEQDRVVGRDKAQGAPLSGGDEFTAPDFAATDAAGKSRIDARSHVRLAHPDMNDGIRILRRGFNFVDGTTDLGRLNAGLFFLSFQRSPDRFIRLQRSLATDAMGEYLKHVGSGLWAVPPAPVAGQSIGAGLLGS is encoded by the coding sequence GTGACGCAGGAGCACACGGAGAGGGATGCCACGACCCCGGCCGACGGAACCGCCGCCGCCGGGGTGTCCCGTCGCGACCTGATCGGCCTCGCCATCGGGGCGAGCGCCACGAGCCTCGTCGTCGGCGCGGGTGCGGGTCTCGCCGGTGGCGCAGCCTACGGCCAGGAGCAGACACGACAGGCGATGGATGCCGTGGCCCCGGCCTCCGGCATCCATCAGGCCGGAATCACCACCCCCGTGCAGGAGCACCTGCACTTCGCCGCGTACGACATGATGGCGCGGACCACCCGCGAGGACGTCGCCTCCCTGCTCGCGGACTGGACGTACGCGGCGACGCGGATGATGCAGGGGCTCGAGGTGAGCGCGACCGGCGCCGTCGGCGGGTCGCCCGAGGCGCCGCCGGACGACACCGGCGAGGCGCTGGGTCTGCCGGCGAGCAACCTCACCATCACGTTCGGTTTCGGGCCGTCGCTCTTCGACGACCGTTTCGGACTCGCCGATCAGCGTCCCGCAGGACTCGAGCGCCTTCCGGCCTTCCTCGGCGACGACCTCGACCCGGAACGGTCCGACGGCGACCTGTGCATCCAGGCGTGCGCCGACGATCCCCAGGTGGCGGTGCACGCGATCCGCAACCTCAGTCGCATCGCCTTCGGCCGTGCGAGCATCCGCTGGTCGCAGCTCGGGTTCGGCCGTACCTCCAAGACCACGAGCGACCAGTCCACCCCGCGCAACCTCTTCGGGTTCAAGGACGGCACCGCCAACATCCTCGCGAACGACGCGGCGGCGCTGGAGGAGAACGTGTGGGTCCCGGCATCCGAGGGGCCCGCGTGGCTCACGGGCGGGTCGTACCTCGTCGCGCGGCGCATCGCGATGCTGATCGAGACGTGGGACCGCACCCGCCTCGCCGAGCAGGACCGCGTCGTGGGGCGCGACAAGGCGCAGGGGGCTCCACTGTCCGGTGGTGACGAGTTCACCGCCCCGGACTTCGCGGCCACGGATGCCGCGGGCAAGTCCCGCATCGACGCGCGCAGCCACGTGCGTCTCGCCCACCCCGACATGAACGACGGCATCCGCATCCTCCGCCGCGGCTTCAACTTCGTCGACGGCACCACCGACCTCGGGCGCTTGAACGCGGGACTGTTCTTCCTGTCGTTCCAGCGGAGCCCCGACCGGTTCATCCGGTTGCAGCGCTCCCTCGCCACGGATGCCATGGGTGAGTACCTCAAGCACGTCGGCTCGGGCCTGTGGGCGGTGCCCCCGGCCCCGGTGGCGGGCCAGTCGATCGGCGCGGGACTGCTCGGTTCCTGA
- a CDS encoding LLM class flavin-dependent oxidoreductase has translation MQFGVMTVSDITQDPTTGKTPSEAQRIKDTLTIAKHTEEVGLDVFALGEHHNPPFWSSSPTTTLAYIAAQTERLILTTSTTLITTNDPVKIAEDFAMLQHVSGGRADLMLGRGNTGPVYPWFGKDIRQGLPLTIENYDLLHKLWREDVVDWEGKFRTPLQGFTSTPRPLDGVPPFVWHGSIRTPEIAEQAAFYGNGFFANNIFWPKEHYQRLIALYRERYAHYGHGTPQQAIVGLGGQVFMRSNSQDAVKEFRPYFDNAPVYGHGPSLEDFSEMTPLTVGSPQQIIDRYAAMRETFGDYQRQLFLIDHAGLPTKTVLEQLDILGGEVVPVLRKELQKNRPAEVPDAPTHANLVEKIYAGAAPRQAVPAANRGDNLTAGSPYQDASKKAGSAFGAAATKVGA, from the coding sequence ATGCAGTTCGGTGTCATGACGGTGAGCGACATCACCCAGGACCCGACCACCGGCAAGACCCCGAGCGAAGCCCAGCGCATCAAGGACACGCTCACGATCGCCAAGCACACCGAAGAGGTGGGCCTCGACGTCTTCGCCCTCGGCGAGCACCACAACCCGCCGTTCTGGTCGTCGTCGCCGACCACGACGCTCGCGTACATCGCCGCCCAGACCGAGCGGCTGATCCTCACGACCTCCACGACCCTCATCACCACGAACGACCCGGTGAAGATCGCCGAGGACTTCGCGATGCTGCAGCACGTGTCCGGCGGCCGCGCCGACCTCATGCTGGGTCGCGGCAACACCGGCCCCGTCTACCCGTGGTTCGGCAAGGACATCCGTCAGGGCCTGCCGCTGACCATCGAGAACTACGACCTGCTCCACAAGCTGTGGCGTGAGGACGTCGTCGACTGGGAGGGCAAGTTCCGCACCCCGCTGCAGGGCTTCACCTCGACCCCGCGTCCGCTGGACGGCGTTCCCCCGTTCGTGTGGCACGGCTCGATCCGCACGCCCGAGATCGCCGAGCAGGCCGCGTTCTACGGCAACGGCTTCTTCGCCAACAACATCTTCTGGCCCAAGGAGCACTACCAGCGCCTCATCGCCCTCTACCGCGAGCGCTACGCCCACTACGGCCACGGCACGCCCCAGCAGGCGATCGTCGGCCTCGGCGGCCAGGTGTTCATGCGGTCCAACTCGCAGGACGCGGTCAAGGAGTTCCGCCCGTACTTCGACAACGCCCCGGTCTACGGCCACGGCCCGAGCCTGGAGGACTTCAGCGAGATGACCCCGCTGACCGTCGGCTCGCCGCAGCAGATCATCGACCGGTACGCCGCGATGCGCGAGACGTTCGGCGACTACCAGCGTCAGCTGTTCCTCATCGACCACGCCGGTCTCCCGACCAAGACGGTGCTCGAGCAGCTCGACATCCTCGGCGGCGAGGTCGTGCCCGTCCTGCGCAAGGAGCTGCAGAAGAACCGTCCGGCCGAGGTGCCCGACGCCCCGACGCACGCGAACCTCGTCGAGAAGATCTACGCGGGCGCCGCTCCCCGTCAGGCCGTCCCCGCCGCCAACCGCGGTGACAACCTGACCGCGGGAAGCCCGTACCAGGATGCCTCGAAGAAGGCCGGCAGCGCCTTCGGCGCCGCGGCGACGAAGGTGGGTGCCTGA
- a CDS encoding FMN reductase, with protein sequence MAARRIAVVTAGLSTPSSTRMLGDRLAHAALAELRERGIEATSDVFELRDYAHDLTDNLLTGFAPPALEQMINTVVSADGVIVVTPIFSTSYSGLFKSFIDVLDPQALTGTPVLIGANAGTARHSLAIDYAIRPLFTYLHANPVPTGVFAASSDWGSNADEVAPLGARVDRAAREFADAIAAREPVQDADPYDPSSYLGAGKSFGHLLGGLSGE encoded by the coding sequence ATGGCCGCCCGCCGTATCGCGGTCGTGACCGCGGGGCTGTCGACCCCCTCCTCGACGCGCATGCTGGGCGACCGGCTCGCGCACGCGGCGCTCGCCGAGCTCCGCGAGCGGGGGATCGAGGCCACGAGCGACGTCTTCGAACTGCGCGACTACGCCCACGACCTGACGGACAACCTGCTGACGGGATTCGCCCCGCCCGCCCTCGAGCAGATGATCAACACGGTCGTCTCCGCCGACGGCGTCATCGTGGTGACCCCGATCTTCTCGACGAGCTACTCGGGTCTGTTCAAGTCGTTCATCGACGTGCTCGACCCGCAGGCGCTCACCGGGACGCCCGTCCTCATCGGCGCCAACGCGGGGACCGCGCGGCACTCGCTCGCGATCGACTACGCCATCCGGCCGTTGTTCACCTACCTGCACGCGAATCCGGTTCCGACCGGGGTGTTCGCGGCATCCAGTGACTGGGGGTCGAACGCCGACGAGGTCGCCCCCCTCGGGGCACGTGTCGACCGAGCCGCGCGAGAGTTCGCCGACGCGATCGCCGCGCGGGAGCCCGTGCAGGATGCCGATCCGTACGACCCGTCGTCGTACCTCGGCGCGGGCAAGTCCTTCGGCCACCTGCTCGGGGGTCTCTCCGGCGAGTGA
- a CDS encoding class I SAM-dependent methyltransferase — translation MDAAQWDERYRASAGGVWASEPPAVVREIADTLRPGTAIDVATGDGRTALGLSARGWAVTGVDFSAEALGIAAARPGGDAVTWVRADVHAWEPVASADLVVSCYLHLHDNAAAIARVAGWVGVGGTLVVVGHDVENIAAGGHGPSDPAILYTPELLRGALDERFRIERCERVVRGTGDAELRGGHTHAAIDTLLHAVRVR, via the coding sequence ATGGATGCCGCGCAGTGGGACGAGCGCTATCGAGCCTCGGCCGGAGGGGTATGGGCGAGCGAGCCGCCCGCCGTGGTCCGCGAGATCGCCGACACGCTCCGCCCGGGTACCGCGATCGACGTCGCCACCGGGGACGGGCGCACCGCGCTGGGGCTCAGTGCACGGGGATGGGCGGTGACCGGGGTCGATTTCTCGGCCGAGGCCCTCGGGATCGCGGCCGCACGACCCGGTGGTGACGCCGTGACGTGGGTCCGCGCCGACGTCCACGCGTGGGAGCCCGTGGCATCCGCCGATCTGGTGGTGTCGTGCTACCTGCATCTGCACGACAACGCCGCCGCGATCGCGCGCGTCGCCGGATGGGTCGGTGTGGGCGGCACGCTGGTGGTCGTGGGACACGACGTCGAGAACATCGCGGCCGGGGGTCACGGACCGTCCGACCCGGCGATCCTCTACACGCCCGAGCTGCTCCGGGGCGCGCTCGACGAACGATTCCGCATCGAGCGCTGCGAACGCGTGGTCCGCGGCACCGGCGATGCGGAACTGCGCGGGGGCCATACGCACGCCGCGATCGACACACTGCTGCACGCGGTGCGCGTGCGCTGA
- a CDS encoding DNA/RNA non-specific endonuclease yields MSDGFDPDFLGIPLPLPSPAVETIRLDYPRFSVLLDPERRFAAVTGVVIDGATLLDLPRFGEWRLDPRAPESAQAGPEVYSRNDLDRGHLVRRRDPGWGSPDDARDATAATFFYTNAAPQAADFNQSKELWLGLEDHVLAYAESTDQRLAVFTAPVLGPDDPPYRGIRVPLRFWKIAAWRSASGLAAAGFVLDQTSLVDTAQGLRVPPLGAFRTFQVPIDDIAAAAGVDVGPLAGADVLARPGVRPVGVRELHDAGDIVL; encoded by the coding sequence ATGAGCGACGGTTTCGACCCCGACTTCCTCGGCATCCCCCTGCCCCTGCCCTCCCCCGCCGTCGAGACGATCCGGCTCGACTACCCGCGGTTCTCCGTGCTGCTCGACCCGGAGCGCCGCTTCGCCGCCGTGACGGGGGTGGTCATCGACGGAGCGACCCTTCTCGACCTCCCCCGCTTCGGCGAGTGGCGGCTCGATCCCCGGGCGCCGGAGTCGGCGCAGGCCGGTCCCGAGGTCTACAGCCGCAACGATCTCGACCGCGGCCACCTCGTCCGGCGTCGCGATCCGGGGTGGGGGTCTCCCGACGACGCTCGGGATGCCACCGCCGCCACGTTCTTCTACACCAACGCCGCACCCCAGGCGGCCGACTTCAACCAGTCCAAAGAGCTCTGGCTCGGCCTGGAGGACCACGTGCTCGCCTACGCCGAGAGCACCGATCAACGGCTGGCGGTGTTCACCGCGCCGGTGCTCGGCCCGGACGACCCGCCCTACCGCGGCATCCGGGTGCCCCTGCGGTTCTGGAAGATCGCGGCGTGGCGCTCGGCCTCGGGCCTCGCCGCCGCCGGCTTCGTGCTCGACCAGACATCCCTCGTCGACACGGCACAGGGGCTGCGGGTGCCGCCGCTCGGCGCGTTCCGCACCTTCCAGGTGCCGATCGACGACATCGCGGCCGCGGCGGGCGTCGATGTCGGGCCGCTCGCCGGGGCGGACGTCCTCGCGCGACCCGGTGTGCGCCCCGTCGGGGTGCGCGAGCTGCACGACGCGGGCGACATCGTGCTCTGA
- a CDS encoding fructosamine kinase family protein, with protein MERLVKSRDDAPDGLFAAEAAGLRWLAAAGGARTVEVLDSGPTRIVLERVQTVRPTAAEAEEFGAALAATHDAGAPAFGSPPPGWMGDIFIGRRTQPARPEATWGTFYAAQRVEPFLAPAIAAGNLSASGAEVVRQACALIAAGAFDDDDAPARLHGDLWAGNVLWSPDGAVLIDPAAHGGHRETDLAMLALFGCPFLDRVLAAYDRRHPLSAGWRERVPLHQLHPLAVHAAGHGPAYGDELVDAAERTLALR; from the coding sequence ATGGAACGGCTGGTGAAGTCCCGCGACGACGCGCCGGACGGACTCTTCGCGGCGGAGGCGGCCGGGCTGCGCTGGCTCGCCGCCGCGGGCGGCGCCCGAACGGTGGAGGTCCTCGACAGCGGGCCGACGCGCATCGTGCTCGAGCGCGTGCAGACCGTGCGCCCCACCGCGGCCGAGGCGGAAGAGTTCGGCGCCGCGCTCGCCGCGACCCACGACGCCGGCGCCCCCGCCTTCGGCTCGCCGCCGCCGGGGTGGATGGGTGACATCTTCATCGGTCGGCGCACCCAGCCGGCGCGGCCGGAAGCGACGTGGGGGACCTTCTACGCCGCACAGCGCGTCGAGCCGTTCCTCGCCCCGGCCATCGCGGCGGGGAACCTCTCGGCATCCGGGGCCGAGGTCGTGCGGCAGGCGTGCGCGCTGATCGCCGCCGGAGCCTTCGACGACGACGACGCCCCCGCCCGACTGCACGGCGACCTGTGGGCGGGCAACGTCCTGTGGTCGCCCGATGGTGCGGTGCTCATCGACCCTGCGGCGCACGGCGGGCACCGCGAGACCGACCTGGCGATGCTCGCGCTGTTCGGCTGCCCGTTCCTCGACCGCGTCCTGGCCGCGTACGACCGGCGGCACCCGCTCAGCGCCGGGTGGCGGGAGCGCGTGCCCCTGCACCAGCTGCATCCGCTCGCCGTCCACGCGGCCGGGCACGGGCCCGCCTACGGCGACGAGCTCGTGGATGCCGCGGAGCGCACGCTCGCGCTGCGCTGA
- a CDS encoding DedA family protein: MDGIDAWLGLIAASPWALPAMAALVFADAFLVVIPGEAAVTAFGALAVAHGTPPLFAVILVAGAAAFCGDLCCYLVGRAVGVERWAWMRGPRVRTALEWARVRLERNAAVVLFTARFVPFARLAVNLAAGAARVNPARYLGVAAVAAMAWAAYQAVIGAVVAALVPGGPVVAVIVSIVVAVGIGVGIDLVLARRARRRAARDIAA, from the coding sequence ATGGACGGGATCGATGCGTGGCTCGGGCTGATCGCGGCGAGCCCGTGGGCGCTGCCCGCGATGGCGGCCCTCGTCTTCGCCGACGCGTTCCTCGTCGTCATCCCGGGCGAGGCGGCCGTCACCGCGTTCGGCGCGCTGGCGGTGGCCCACGGCACGCCCCCGCTCTTCGCCGTCATCCTCGTCGCGGGGGCGGCGGCCTTCTGCGGCGACCTCTGCTGCTACCTCGTGGGACGCGCCGTCGGTGTCGAACGCTGGGCCTGGATGCGCGGGCCGCGCGTCCGCACCGCTCTGGAGTGGGCGCGTGTCCGACTCGAACGCAACGCCGCCGTCGTGCTGTTCACGGCGCGGTTCGTGCCGTTCGCCCGACTCGCGGTGAACCTCGCGGCGGGCGCCGCGCGGGTGAACCCGGCGCGCTACCTCGGGGTGGCCGCGGTCGCCGCGATGGCGTGGGCCGCGTACCAGGCCGTGATCGGCGCCGTCGTCGCCGCGCTCGTCCCGGGCGGACCGGTGGTCGCGGTGATCGTCTCGATCGTGGTGGCCGTGGGGATCGGAGTGGGCATCGACCTCGTCCTCGCCCGCCGGGCGCGGAGGCGGGCCGCGCGCGACATCGCCGCGTAG
- a CDS encoding glycosyltransferase translates to MRVALLAESFLPHMNGVTGSVLHVLRHLAEAGHETLVIAPKSGDVTADLHGARAELLRSVPLPSYPEVRVVFARAARLGALLREFRPDVVHLASPFVLGWQGLAAAEALKIPSVAVYQTDVISYAQKYGLPQATALVAGHVTRLHRRATLTLAPSSASTRQLEELGVDRIRRWGRGVDAVRFAPEHRDQTWRATVAPGGERIVGYVGRLAPEKQVDDLRALADLPGTRLVIVGDGPSRPALEKAIPDAVFTGHLSGADLARTMAGFDVFVHPGESETFGQTIQEALASGVPVVATGVGGPLDLVRSSVDGWLYKPGDLDDLRARVADLVGDDSKRQAFARAARDAVAGRTWEALTRDLVGHYREAAALRARDEGMLVRGGERPEVPAPRARGRWTRYVALGDSLTEGLCDASRMPSGQFRGWADRLAELLAHTSDDGPFRYANLAVRSRRVRHLIDEQIPAALALQPDLVSILIGANDLVGPAPVIPALVAEVESAVRAVRRTGADVLLVTTFLPRRTAARIFARRFAAYNVELRRIARTHGAILLDLEAVAEIGDLSLWADDLVHLRSRGHRLVAYRAAEALGVPDAGELSGLDEALHADDEVPQGGWLTRDALPWVWRRIRGRTAGDGILAKHEGYVELPTRGDRQRQRASS, encoded by the coding sequence GTGAGAGTCGCGCTGCTGGCCGAGTCCTTCCTCCCGCACATGAACGGGGTCACCGGTTCCGTTCTGCACGTCCTCCGTCATCTGGCGGAGGCTGGTCACGAGACCCTCGTGATCGCCCCCAAGTCCGGAGACGTCACCGCCGATCTGCACGGCGCCCGCGCCGAGCTGCTGCGCTCGGTGCCGCTGCCGTCCTATCCCGAGGTGCGGGTGGTGTTCGCCCGCGCCGCGCGCCTGGGTGCGCTGCTGCGGGAGTTCCGTCCCGACGTCGTGCACCTGGCATCCCCCTTCGTCCTGGGCTGGCAGGGACTCGCGGCCGCCGAGGCCCTCAAGATCCCCTCGGTCGCCGTTTACCAGACCGACGTCATCTCCTACGCCCAGAAGTACGGCCTGCCCCAGGCCACCGCGCTGGTCGCGGGGCACGTCACCCGCCTCCACCGCCGGGCGACCCTGACGCTCGCCCCGTCGTCGGCATCCACCCGCCAGCTCGAGGAGCTCGGCGTCGACCGCATCCGCCGATGGGGCAGGGGAGTGGATGCCGTCCGCTTCGCACCCGAGCACCGCGATCAGACGTGGCGCGCCACGGTCGCGCCCGGCGGTGAACGCATCGTCGGATACGTCGGCCGCCTCGCCCCCGAGAAGCAGGTCGACGACCTGCGTGCGCTCGCCGACCTGCCGGGGACGCGCCTGGTCATCGTCGGAGATGGCCCCTCGCGTCCGGCTCTGGAGAAGGCGATCCCGGATGCCGTCTTCACCGGACACCTGTCGGGGGCCGACCTCGCGCGGACGATGGCGGGCTTCGACGTGTTCGTGCACCCCGGCGAGAGCGAGACCTTCGGCCAGACGATCCAGGAGGCTCTCGCCAGCGGCGTGCCGGTGGTCGCCACCGGTGTCGGCGGGCCGCTGGACCTGGTGCGCTCGAGCGTGGACGGCTGGCTGTACAAGCCGGGCGACCTCGACGACCTCCGGGCGCGCGTCGCCGACCTCGTCGGCGACGACTCCAAGCGGCAGGCGTTCGCGCGCGCGGCCCGGGACGCCGTCGCGGGCCGGACGTGGGAGGCCCTGACCCGCGACCTCGTCGGGCACTACCGCGAGGCGGCCGCGCTGCGCGCCCGTGACGAGGGCATGCTCGTGCGCGGGGGAGAGCGTCCCGAGGTGCCGGCGCCCCGTGCCCGTGGGCGCTGGACGCGCTACGTCGCCCTCGGCGACTCGCTCACCGAAGGGCTGTGCGATGCCTCGCGCATGCCGTCGGGTCAGTTCCGCGGGTGGGCGGACCGCCTCGCGGAGCTCCTCGCCCACACCAGTGACGACGGGCCGTTCCGCTACGCCAACCTCGCCGTGCGCAGCCGCCGGGTGCGGCACCTCATCGACGAGCAGATCCCCGCCGCCCTGGCGCTCCAGCCCGACCTCGTGTCGATCCTCATCGGCGCGAACGACCTCGTCGGTCCCGCCCCGGTGATCCCGGCTCTCGTGGCCGAGGTGGAGTCCGCCGTGCGTGCCGTCCGTCGCACCGGCGCCGACGTGCTGCTCGTGACGACGTTCCTTCCGCGGCGGACGGCGGCGCGGATCTTCGCCCGACGGTTCGCCGCGTACAACGTCGAACTCCGTCGGATCGCCCGCACGCACGGCGCGATCCTGCTCGACCTCGAGGCCGTCGCCGAGATCGGCGACCTGTCGCTCTGGGCCGACGACCTGGTGCACCTGCGCTCGCGCGGCCATCGCCTCGTCGCCTACCGCGCGGCCGAGGCGCTGGGCGTGCCCGACGCCGGGGAGCTCTCCGGCCTCGACGAGGCGCTGCACGCCGACGACGAGGTGCCGCAGGGCGGGTGGCTCACGCGCGACGCCCTGCCCTGGGTGTGGCGCCGCATCCGCGGCCGGACCGCCGGCGACGGCATCCTCGCCAAGCACGAGGGCTACGTCGAGCTGCCCACGCGCGGGGACCGCCAGCGTCAGCGCGCGTCGTCCTGA